A single region of the Musa acuminata AAA Group cultivar baxijiao chromosome BXJ1-11, Cavendish_Baxijiao_AAA, whole genome shotgun sequence genome encodes:
- the LOC135597051 gene encoding glycosyltransferase family 92 protein At1g27200-like — translation MRRRVTTSVLSIAIFFLLAASFSLHVFRHLLPSGNAINSRTLNQPVDRLRNYAVGEAAVSVLRVLRSPPRHRPPPTESVLLLDWDVLLLPSPNTSTAASGRPLSCLFHTGATSLARPAGPVAFLCSLPNSLRRFRPFYTPRLSEASSNASGWVGQEDPPREMLRSTQLAYESVSTADDVIVFVKGVNRRRDRDLPASSLRCVFSPASGGAAVATTSVTSSAQEAFRCAHPPAAEVSSIGPFRVSISTGPEAAPIPTLANYHRPGGPASGGRLSICACTMVFNAAKFLPEWVVYHAAIGVERFFLYDNGSEDELESVVSRLGSQGFDVTTRFWPWPKTQEAGFSHCAVVNRDECEWMAFIDVDEFVYSTDWDDSDQPNRSMMGSLVAVGPEVGQISIKCLEFGPSGHRAHPPGGVTQGYTCRRRNEERHKSLLRLDAAAVSLVNSVHHFELREGFQTKQVEVGEARLNHYKYQAWKEFKAKFRRRVSAYVVDWKEPMNLASKDRPPGLGSDPIEPKGWTDMFCEVNDTRLRDATRRWFTEVKLDGAERMAWDS, via the coding sequence ATGCGACGGAGGGTGACGACGTCGGTCCTTTCCATcgccatcttcttcctcctcgccgCCTCCTTCTCCTTACATGTCTTCCGTCACCTCCTCCCCTCGGGCAACGCCATCAACTCCAGGACCCTGAACCAACCCGTCGACCGCCTGCGCAATTATGCGGTCGGCGAGGCCGCGGTATCGGTCCTCCGTGTATTACGCTCCCCCCCGCGCCACCGCCCACCGCCCACGGAGTCCGTCCTCCTCCTCGACTGGGACGTGCTCCTCCTTCCCTCTCCTAATACTTCCACCGCCGCGAGCGGCAGGCCGCTCTCTTGCCTTTTCCATACCGGCGCCACCTCCCTTGCCCGCCCCGCCGGCCCCGTCGCCTTCCTCTGCTCCCTCCCCAACAGCCTCCGACGCTTCCGGCCCTTCTACACCCCACGCCTCTCCGAGGCCTCCTCCAACGCTTCTGGGTGGGTGGGCCAGGAGGATCCCCCGCGGGAGATGTTGCGGTCCACGCAGCTCGCCTACGAGTCGGTCTCCACCGCTGACGACGTCATCGTCTTCGTGAAGGGCGTCAATCGTCGACGGGATCGCGACCTCCCCGCCTCCAGCCTTCGCTGCGTCTTCTCCCCCGCCTCCGGCGGCGCCGCGGTCGCCACGACCTCGGTCACTTCCTCGGCCCAGGAGGCGTTCCGCTGCGCTCACCCGCCCGCCGCCGAGGTGTCAAGCATCGGTCCCTTCAGGGTCTCCATCTCGACCGGGCCGGAGGCGGCGCCTATCCCTACGCTCGCCAATTACCACCGGCCAGGTGGCCCTGCGAGCGGGGGCCGCTTGTCGATCTGCGCCTGCACGATGGTGTTCAACGCCGCCAAGTTCCTCCCGGAGTGGGTGGTGTACCACGCCGCCATCGGCGTGGAGCGCTTCTTCCTCTACGACAACGGGAGCGAGGACGAGCTGGAGTCGGTGGTGAGTCGACTCGGCTCGCAGGGTTTCGACGTGACGACCCGGTTCTGGCCTTGGCCGAAGACCCAGGAGGCCGGCTTCTCCCACTGCGCCGTGGTGAACCGCGACGAGTGTGAGTGGATGGCATTCATCGACGTGGACGAATTCGTGTACTCCACGGACTGGGACGACTCGGACCAACCCAACCGGTCCATGATGGGCTCGCTCGTAGCGGTCGGGCCGGAGGTGGGCCAGATTTCCATAAAATGCCTGGAGTTCGGGCCCTCAGGGCACAGGGCCCACCCTCCAGGCGGCGTCACCCAGGGGTACACCTGCCGTCGGCGGAACGAGGAGCGGCACAAGTCGCTGCTCCGCCTCGACGCGGCGGCCGTCTCGCTGGTGAACTCGGTCCACCATTTCGAGTTGCGGGAGGGGTTCCAGACGAAGCAGGTCGAGGTGGGGGAGGCGAGGCTGAACCACTACAAATACCAAGCATGGAAGGAGTTCAAGGCCAAGTTCCGGCGGCGCGTGTCGGCGTATGTGGTGGATTGGAAGGAACCGATGAACCTGGCGTCGAAGGATCGGCCGCCCGGTCTGGGGTCCGACCCGATCGAGCCGAAGGGTTGGACAGACATGTTCTGCGAGGTGAACGACACCCGACTCAGGGACGCAACGCGGAGGTGGTTCACCGAGGTGAAGCTCGATGGGGCAGAGAGAATGGCTTGGGATAGCTAG
- the LOC103970623 gene encoding DNA-binding protein MNB1B: MKRGKSKVDAPKKADGRLSVKKGPERTGKKPRKTKADKDPNKPKRPPSAFFVFMEEFRKSFKEKNPNNKSVSVVGKAAGDKWKSLSEAEKAPYVAKAAKFKTEYTKKLASYNKNQSGGGSHDADDEDESDKSSSEVNDDDEEGSGEEEEDDE, translated from the exons ATGAAACGGGGCAAGTCGAAGGTGGATGCACCCAAGAAGGCCGATGGCAG GCTTTCCGTAAAGAAGGGACCGGAACGAACGGGTAAGAAGCCCAGGAAGACGAAGGCCGACAAGGATCCCAACAAGCCCAAGAGGCCCCCCAGTGCCTTCTTCGTCTTCAT GGAGGAATTCAGGAAGTCGTTCAAGGAAAAGAACCCCAACAACAAGTCGGTCTCTGTG GTTGGTAAAGCTGCAGGAGACAAGTGGAAATCCCTGTCGGAAGCC GAGAAGGCTCCTTATGTCGCCAAGGCAGCTAAGTTTAAGACGGAGTACACCAAGAAATTAGCTTCCTATAATAAGAACCAA TCTGGTGGAGGAAGCCATGATGCTGATGATGAAGACGAGTCTGACAAATCCAGCTCTGAGgtgaatgatgatgatgaagaaggaaGTGGAGAG gaagaagaggatgatgaaTGA